A stretch of the Teretinema zuelzerae genome encodes the following:
- a CDS encoding glycogen synthase, with amino-acid sequence MMPIQEVWYVAREYAGIAEAGGVKNVSCSLAEGMAAQGYSVTVFIPAYGCVTISGELLYQDVIEAAGESHSIYFKKTSINGVRIVLVDGAVFRDKQAVYVYTAEEARRLPGDPRGRGHFDADIMNVLLQKAVLRFSCLSGEIPSIIHGQDAHTALLPAFMRTDEAYASRFSKTLAPVTIHNAGPGYRQGYPGILRARHITGLPESVLSFGACNGMVEPFLLAGQFGLLTTVSPWYAEEITSEQVNDYTEGLSRELSSRGIEIEGITNGLDFSRYDPSDTSISLLPFSFDPLMGDLSGKYKCRSWFLDFLKTDDLSSVSLEKFGFYEPSDEGVFFSYHGRIAWQKGLDVFEQAAKLVLDHLPQARFFVLGQGDPVLEAALIRMSMRYAGRFVYLRGYERSWARLVVAASDFLVLPSAFEPCGLEDFIGQTYGTIPVAHAVGGLQKIIDGRTGFLYGGSKTVSDANALASLLLEISEPMIGNGSCGCASVPRYKQMIQDAASYIREHYSWDKIIKERYIPWYEKKISSLY; translated from the coding sequence GAATGGCCGCCCAGGGGTATTCAGTTACAGTCTTCATTCCCGCGTACGGTTGCGTCACTATCAGCGGAGAACTTCTCTATCAGGATGTCATTGAAGCCGCAGGAGAATCCCATTCGATTTATTTTAAAAAGACCAGCATTAACGGCGTTCGCATAGTACTGGTCGATGGAGCCGTGTTTCGCGATAAACAGGCCGTCTATGTATATACCGCCGAAGAGGCGAGAAGACTTCCGGGCGATCCGCGCGGCCGGGGGCATTTCGATGCCGATATCATGAATGTTCTCCTTCAAAAAGCGGTTCTCAGATTTTCCTGTCTTTCAGGAGAAATCCCTTCGATAATTCACGGCCAGGACGCGCATACCGCCTTGCTGCCCGCGTTTATGCGAACGGATGAAGCCTATGCTTCAAGGTTTTCAAAGACGCTCGCTCCCGTCACAATTCACAATGCGGGTCCGGGGTATCGGCAGGGCTATCCGGGGATACTGCGGGCTCGGCATATTACCGGCCTCCCGGAGTCGGTTCTTTCCTTCGGCGCGTGCAACGGCATGGTCGAACCCTTCCTGTTGGCCGGACAGTTCGGTTTGCTCACGACGGTATCGCCTTGGTATGCGGAGGAGATAACTTCAGAACAGGTCAACGACTATACCGAGGGATTAAGCCGTGAATTGTCGAGTCGGGGAATAGAGATTGAAGGAATAACTAACGGCCTGGATTTCTCAAGGTATGATCCGTCCGATACGTCGATCTCTCTTCTTCCTTTTTCATTTGATCCGTTGATGGGCGATTTGTCGGGTAAATACAAGTGTCGTTCCTGGTTTCTTGATTTCCTGAAAACGGATGATCTTTCATCTGTATCGCTTGAAAAATTCGGTTTCTACGAACCTTCGGATGAAGGCGTATTTTTTTCGTATCATGGCAGAATTGCATGGCAGAAAGGTCTTGACGTATTCGAACAGGCGGCGAAGCTTGTATTGGATCATCTTCCTCAGGCTCGTTTTTTCGTGCTGGGGCAGGGCGATCCGGTTTTGGAAGCGGCTCTTATTCGGATGAGCATGCGGTATGCCGGAAGATTCGTATATCTGCGGGGGTATGAGAGATCCTGGGCTCGCCTTGTCGTCGCGGCATCTGATTTCCTGGTTCTTCCGAGCGCATTCGAACCCTGCGGTCTGGAAGACTTCATCGGACAAACCTACGGCACTATCCCGGTGGCCCATGCGGTCGGAGGGTTGCAAAAAATAATCGACGGACGAACCGGTTTTTTATACGGTGGATCGAAAACTGTATCCGATGCGAACGCGCTCGCGTCCCTTCTTCTGGAAATCTCGGAACCGATGATCGGGAACGGATCCTGCGGATGCGCTTCTGTGCCTCGGTATAAACAGATGATCCAAGACGCAGCCTCTTATATCAGGGAACATTATTCATGGGATAAAATAATCAAGGAACGCTATATTCCGTGGTATGAGAAAAAAATTTCCAGCCTGTATTGA
- a CDS encoding YkgJ family cysteine cluster protein, with product MNTPFYANGLRFSCQRCSCCCRHDPGFVHLSEQDLSRLLSWSGLDRDSFISKWCRWVDRNDGYEYLCLLEKDNYDCILWEDGCKAYEDRPFQCSSYPFWPSLLMDEDWWEANARDCPGVNKGAVHGRDEIESYLARRRAEPYIRRKLDN from the coding sequence ATGAATACGCCATTTTATGCTAACGGTTTGCGCTTTTCCTGCCAGCGATGCTCATGCTGTTGCCGCCATGATCCGGGGTTCGTACATCTTTCGGAACAGGATTTGTCCCGGCTTTTATCTTGGAGCGGTTTGGACCGCGACTCATTTATCAGCAAATGGTGCCGCTGGGTGGATAGAAACGACGGGTACGAATATCTTTGTTTGCTTGAAAAAGATAATTATGACTGTATATTATGGGAAGACGGTTGCAAGGCGTATGAAGACAGGCCTTTTCAGTGTTCGTCTTATCCTTTTTGGCCGTCGTTGCTGATGGATGAGGACTGGTGGGAGGCGAACGCCCGCGATTGTCCGGGAGTAAATAAGGGCGCTGTGCACGGCAGAGATGAAATCGAGTCCTATCTTGCGCGCCGCCGCGCTGAGCCGTATATCCGAAGAAAACTTGATAATTGA
- a CDS encoding MBL fold metallo-hydrolase — MRIHFWGVRGSIPAPLSPMQVQNRIAAVVQRISAKDVVSADSRERFLASLPQWIFGTIGGNTSCVEVENSSGDCIILDAGSGLRELSVNLRQRPGFTATGRTYHLVFSHFHWDHLQGLPFFSQGFDPRNKIVFYSTNPDFRAILNAQMREPYFPVPMEGPGGFRAQLEFVHLDSGDHVFSIGNTKLIWKEMNHPGGCTAYMLTEGGKKVIYATDTELTREDFIKNPGNEEFYSGADILIMDSQYTMGEAIEKTGWGHSAFSLSVDFALTWGVKTLVLFHHEPTYSDQKIWSLRQSAEWYREYAGSRVVDIQIAREGLDLYT; from the coding sequence ATGCGTATCCATTTCTGGGGCGTCCGAGGATCGATTCCTGCGCCTCTGTCTCCTATGCAGGTCCAAAATCGCATAGCCGCCGTCGTGCAGCGCATATCAGCGAAAGACGTTGTCTCGGCCGACAGCCGAGAGCGTTTCTTGGCTTCTCTTCCCCAGTGGATTTTCGGAACAATCGGAGGCAACACTTCTTGCGTCGAGGTGGAAAACTCTTCCGGGGATTGCATCATTCTCGACGCTGGAAGCGGTTTGCGCGAATTGTCGGTAAACCTGAGACAGCGTCCCGGCTTCACCGCGACTGGCAGAACGTATCACCTTGTTTTTTCCCACTTTCATTGGGATCATTTGCAAGGCCTTCCTTTTTTTTCCCAAGGATTCGATCCGCGGAATAAAATCGTGTTCTACAGCACAAATCCTGACTTCAGAGCTATTCTCAACGCTCAGATGAGGGAGCCGTATTTCCCCGTTCCCATGGAAGGACCCGGCGGTTTCAGGGCTCAGCTCGAATTCGTCCATCTGGACTCCGGCGATCATGTTTTTTCCATCGGCAACACAAAACTGATTTGGAAGGAAATGAATCATCCCGGAGGCTGCACGGCGTACATGTTGACCGAAGGCGGAAAGAAAGTCATCTACGCGACCGATACGGAGCTCACTCGGGAAGATTTCATCAAAAATCCCGGGAACGAAGAGTTTTATTCGGGCGCCGATATTCTCATCATGGACTCGCAGTATACGATGGGCGAGGCTATCGAGAAGACCGGATGGGGCCATTCGGCTTTTTCTCTTTCAGTCGATTTCGCGTTGACCTGGGGGGTTAAAACTCTTGTACTGTTTCATCATGAACCTACGTACTCCGATCAAAAAATCTGGTCTCTCCGGCAGTCTGCTGAATGGTATCGAGAATACGCAGGTTCGCGCGTAGTGGATATTCAAATAGCCCGGGAAGGATTGGATTTATATACATGA
- the mltG gene encoding endolytic transglycosylase MltG, translating into MKRILLFVAALSVLSALSAGAGFIAYSFSSVDPASEQSVLFQVSRGQSVASVCQSLEESGLVRSALISRLHVRLYGLTVKAGTYRLSPSQNTQSIIKTLSDGKQETKRVTIPEGLTLGKVASYLESQGFFSRDDFIQTAKDRNLLDEFGIAASSAEGYLFPDTYFFPLGADSEIVVRTMLRTFFSRISALEDNPESAKDLHERIIMASIVEREYRLADEAPLIASVFANRLKIGMGLQSCATIEYIITEIEGKAHPSRLLVSDLEIPNDFNTYLWAGLPPGPICSPGLVAIKAAFSYPSTPYLYFRLTDPDTGRHSFTRSLEEHVQAGRQLYLKKAAGK; encoded by the coding sequence ATGAAACGCATACTGTTATTCGTTGCCGCACTGTCGGTCTTATCGGCGTTGAGCGCTGGAGCCGGTTTTATTGCTTACTCATTCTCTTCCGTCGATCCGGCATCCGAACAATCGGTTTTGTTCCAAGTTTCCCGCGGCCAATCCGTCGCCTCCGTTTGCCAATCCCTTGAAGAAAGCGGCCTCGTTCGCTCCGCGTTAATCTCCCGGTTGCATGTCCGTCTGTACGGTTTGACCGTCAAGGCGGGAACTTATCGTCTCTCTCCTTCTCAAAACACGCAGTCGATCATCAAAACGCTGTCAGACGGCAAACAGGAAACGAAGAGAGTCACCATTCCCGAGGGTTTAACGCTGGGAAAGGTAGCTTCCTATTTGGAATCCCAGGGCTTTTTCTCAAGAGATGATTTTATACAAACAGCAAAAGATAGAAACCTCCTCGATGAATTCGGAATCGCTGCTTCATCCGCAGAGGGCTACTTGTTTCCGGATACCTATTTTTTCCCCCTGGGCGCAGACTCGGAAATCGTCGTCCGAACAATGCTTCGCACGTTCTTTTCAAGAATTTCGGCGCTTGAGGACAATCCTGAATCCGCGAAGGATCTTCATGAACGCATAATTATGGCCAGCATCGTAGAACGCGAATATCGGTTGGCAGACGAAGCTCCTCTTATCGCCAGCGTTTTCGCTAATCGCCTGAAAATAGGCATGGGGCTTCAGTCCTGCGCTACGATTGAGTACATCATCACCGAGATTGAAGGAAAGGCTCATCCGTCGCGGCTGTTGGTCTCGGATCTTGAAATACCCAACGACTTCAACACCTATCTCTGGGCGGGTCTGCCGCCGGGGCCGATCTGCAGTCCGGGTCTTGTGGCGATTAAAGCGGCCTTTTCCTATCCCTCGACGCCGTATCTGTATTTCAGACTCACTGACCCGGATACCGGAAGGCATTCATTCACCAGATCCCTCGAAGAACATGTTCAGGCCGGACGCCAGCTCTATTTGAAAAAGGCGGCTGGTAAATAA